Proteins co-encoded in one Hymenobacter swuensis DY53 genomic window:
- a CDS encoding MlaD family protein, with the protein MSKEIKVALLGIVAVALLIVGFQFLKGSNILSSDRTYYAKYDNVDGLNVGNPVILNGIKVGQVKEMTLVPEEGNRVKVAVELQKGVTVGDSTVASLSGSLLGSKTITLFLGKDSKVYDGGQELKSYTVASITDAFQAKALPVLGTVDSTLIKVNGFLNKDARVSLQATLLNAQGSTEALKNLLLMNQRNINQITTNMARLTSELNKTSAKFDRIATNFSTLSDSLKNAPVGPAMRKLNATMTEAQGTMTTLNRSLSDQKGSLGKLMNDTTLYNNLNATAASTNTLLTDFQANPKRYVHFSVFGGGKDKAKKEVETTTVKPNGTTTETETKTTIK; encoded by the coding sequence GTGTCGAAAGAAATTAAAGTGGCCCTGCTGGGCATCGTCGCTGTTGCCCTGCTTATTGTAGGTTTTCAGTTCCTGAAGGGGAGCAATATCCTGTCGTCGGACCGCACGTACTATGCCAAGTACGATAATGTGGACGGCCTGAACGTAGGCAATCCCGTCATTCTGAACGGAATTAAAGTAGGCCAGGTAAAGGAAATGACGCTGGTGCCCGAAGAAGGCAACCGAGTAAAAGTGGCCGTGGAGCTGCAGAAGGGCGTAACCGTAGGCGACTCCACGGTGGCCTCGCTCAGCGGCTCGCTGCTTGGCTCCAAAACCATTACCCTGTTTCTGGGTAAGGACAGCAAGGTGTACGACGGCGGCCAGGAGCTGAAATCCTACACTGTGGCCAGCATCACCGATGCCTTCCAGGCCAAGGCCCTGCCGGTGCTCGGTACCGTGGACTCCACGCTGATTAAGGTGAATGGTTTTCTGAACAAGGACGCCCGCGTGAGCCTTCAGGCCACGCTGCTCAACGCCCAGGGCAGCACCGAGGCCCTGAAAAACCTGCTGCTGATGAACCAGCGCAACATCAACCAGATTACCACCAACATGGCCCGCCTGACTTCGGAGCTGAATAAAACCAGCGCCAAGTTCGACCGGATTGCCACCAACTTTTCCACCCTCAGCGACTCGTTGAAGAATGCCCCCGTCGGCCCAGCCATGCGTAAGCTCAACGCTACCATGACGGAGGCACAAGGCACCATGACCACGCTCAACCGCTCCCTGTCGGACCAAAAAGGCTCGTTGGGCAAGCTGATGAACGACACTACGCTCTATAACAACCTCAACGCCACGGCTGCCAGCACTAACACGCTGCTCACCGACTTCCAGGCCAACCCCAAGCGCTACGTGCACTTCTCGGTATTCGGTGGCGGCAAGGACAAAGCCAAGAAAGAGGTAGAAACCACGACCGTGAAGCCCAACGGCACCACAACGGAAACCGAAACCAAAACGACCATCAAGTAG
- a CDS encoding N-acetylmuramoyl-L-alanine amidase family protein — protein MRNIVALGTAALLLFAGFSVPRASAPTAQPPARYRLRTVVLDAGHGGKDRGCAGVKAREADVALKIILALGHQIEESMPDVKVVYTRKTDVFVELADRAGIANKNNADLFISVHCNASAPAANGTEVWTMGPHKTDANLSVAKRENAVILQEDNYQERYNGFDPTSPQSHILFSLYQSAHMVNSIRFAQKVDRQLRTTVNRPSRGVKQAGFLVLWKSTMPAVLIESGFLTNRQEELYLNDKANQSYMASGIYRAFRDYKNELEATSGE, from the coding sequence GTGCGGAATATTGTCGCTCTGGGCACGGCGGCCCTGTTACTGTTCGCCGGCTTTTCAGTTCCCCGGGCTTCGGCCCCTACAGCCCAGCCGCCTGCGCGGTATCGGCTGCGTACGGTTGTGCTCGATGCGGGCCACGGCGGCAAGGACCGTGGGTGCGCGGGCGTGAAGGCCCGCGAGGCCGATGTGGCCCTGAAAATTATTCTGGCGCTGGGGCATCAGATTGAGGAGTCCATGCCCGACGTAAAGGTTGTATACACCCGCAAAACCGACGTGTTTGTGGAGCTGGCCGACCGGGCGGGCATCGCCAATAAAAACAACGCCGACCTATTCATCTCGGTGCATTGCAACGCCAGTGCGCCGGCTGCCAACGGCACCGAAGTCTGGACGATGGGGCCGCACAAAACCGACGCCAACCTCTCGGTGGCCAAGCGTGAAAACGCCGTAATTCTGCAGGAAGACAACTATCAGGAGCGCTACAACGGCTTCGACCCCACTTCTCCCCAGAGCCATATCCTGTTTTCGCTCTACCAAAGTGCCCACATGGTGAACAGCATCCGATTTGCCCAGAAGGTGGATCGGCAGCTGCGTACCACTGTTAACCGCCCCTCGCGCGGGGTAAAGCAGGCGGGTTTTCTGGTGCTCTGGAAATCCACGATGCCGGCCGTGCTCATCGAGTCGGGCTTCCTGACCAACCGGCAGGAGGAACTGTATCTGAACGATAAGGCTAATCAGTCGTATATGGCCTCAGGTATTTACCGAGCGTTCCGCGACTACAAGAATGAGCTGGAAGCAACCTCGGGTGAATAA
- a CDS encoding putative LPS assembly protein LptD, with the protein MFHPVLRAFRPLRRLSGLLILFLSLGQLMPAHAQQRPRTTNAPADVRPAPKVLNPPAPVAPVRDTTGLVSGSPDSLRVAAGGRKGAVETTVKYKAQDSIRFEVQNKRAILYDKADVEYGEMNLKAALITVDYSKNLVTAEGAADSTGRMRDRPVFKQGAENYQAGRIDYNLKSKRGRITDVVTQQGEGYIHAETIKKNSYNELFGVHGRYTTCNLEHPHFFINASKMKVIPGQSVVTGPFNLVIGDIPTPLGFLFGYFPSPKSNKRASGLIIPTFGQAADRGFFLRNGGYYWAANDHIGVRLTGDIYSGNAEDFGGWRGTAEMQYITRYRYQGLFTFNYSSQPTERLLGTTDANTNPAFNIPRSSQTFALMWTHTPVPRPNGGRFSANVNVSSNNYFRQNSYNVRNYLTSAFQSNISYSKQLRNAPINYSVNLSQSQNTQTGTMDFTLPDVTAQLARQYVYDILGLQPRKFYEQLAFSYDLTFQNKLSNSIPARQINGGAIPLIGGANTAFVMPVKLDNIDKLLRNSQTGMRHNFGITLGSYNFAHINISPSVSYNEIWYFKRLDYTFSETAKAVRVDTTASFNRLYTVSGGVSLSTNFYGTIVRKGTHKIQALRHKVTPNLNFNYAPGTSKNDPAFQLVKVAGLRDPTTGRLYEEGQTYRTNEGFLFPRYNGFLFGAPTTTEVRQLSFSLQNAVEMKVRNSNDTTGATPFNKVSLIDGLDFSTGYSFEKNDSFRLAPLSATFRTQVARKLQITINGNFDFYQRDSTGLAIDRFLWQQDKIKLARLSTANASLSYQFNPSQGQKKSTIRRDAAPVNDPQLGSPRQLNPYEDYVDFSIPWELSTSFTASYANQGPLPELPSRPRKSAYTAATLNLNGSVKLTETLRFGFSTNYDFINKTPAFTTLDFTKDLHCWQINGNWRPFGPTRGYFVTIAAKSALLQDLKLSRNRTFLNY; encoded by the coding sequence GTGTTCCATCCTGTATTGCGTGCGTTCCGGCCGCTGCGGCGGCTTTCCGGCCTGCTCATTTTATTTTTGAGCCTAGGTCAGCTCATGCCCGCCCACGCCCAGCAGCGCCCCCGCACCACCAACGCACCGGCCGATGTGCGGCCCGCGCCTAAGGTGCTCAACCCACCCGCTCCCGTCGCGCCGGTGCGCGACACAACGGGCTTGGTTTCCGGCTCGCCCGACTCGCTGCGCGTGGCAGCCGGGGGCCGCAAAGGCGCGGTGGAAACCACCGTAAAGTACAAGGCCCAGGATTCCATCCGCTTCGAGGTGCAGAACAAGCGCGCCATTCTCTACGACAAGGCCGACGTGGAGTACGGCGAAATGAACCTGAAAGCCGCCCTCATCACGGTGGACTACAGCAAAAACCTGGTAACGGCCGAAGGAGCCGCCGACTCAACCGGCCGCATGCGCGACCGGCCGGTGTTCAAGCAGGGAGCCGAAAACTACCAGGCCGGCCGCATCGACTATAACCTCAAGAGCAAGCGGGGCCGCATTACCGATGTGGTGACCCAGCAAGGCGAAGGCTACATCCACGCCGAAACCATCAAGAAGAACAGCTATAACGAGCTATTCGGGGTGCACGGCCGCTACACCACCTGCAACCTGGAGCACCCGCACTTCTTCATCAACGCCTCCAAGATGAAGGTGATACCGGGCCAGAGCGTGGTAACCGGCCCGTTTAATTTGGTTATCGGGGATATTCCTACGCCGCTGGGCTTTCTGTTCGGGTATTTTCCGAGTCCCAAATCCAACAAGCGGGCCTCGGGCCTGATTATTCCCACCTTCGGGCAGGCCGCCGACCGGGGGTTTTTCCTGCGTAACGGCGGCTACTACTGGGCCGCAAACGACCACATTGGGGTGCGCCTCACGGGTGATATTTACAGCGGCAACGCCGAAGATTTTGGGGGCTGGCGGGGCACGGCAGAAATGCAGTACATCACCCGCTACCGCTATCAGGGCCTGTTCACGTTCAACTACAGCTCCCAGCCCACCGAGCGGCTGCTGGGTACCACCGACGCCAATACCAACCCCGCTTTCAATATTCCGCGCTCCTCCCAAACGTTTGCGCTCATGTGGACGCACACGCCGGTGCCGCGCCCTAACGGCGGCCGGTTCTCGGCCAATGTGAACGTGAGCAGCAACAACTACTTCCGGCAGAACTCCTACAACGTCCGCAACTACCTTACGTCGGCGTTCCAGTCAAACATCAGCTACTCCAAGCAGCTGCGCAACGCGCCCATCAACTACAGCGTGAACCTGAGCCAGAGCCAGAACACGCAGACCGGCACGATGGACTTCACCCTGCCCGACGTGACGGCCCAGTTGGCCCGTCAGTACGTGTATGATATTCTGGGGCTGCAGCCACGCAAGTTCTACGAGCAGCTGGCCTTCTCCTACGACCTGACTTTCCAGAACAAGCTCTCCAACTCCATTCCGGCCCGGCAAATCAACGGCGGCGCTATTCCATTGATTGGAGGAGCCAACACGGCCTTCGTTATGCCCGTGAAGCTGGATAACATCGATAAGCTGCTGCGCAACTCCCAGACCGGGATGCGCCACAACTTCGGCATTACGCTGGGCAGCTACAACTTCGCCCACATTAACATCAGCCCCAGCGTTTCCTACAACGAAATCTGGTATTTCAAGCGGTTGGACTATACCTTTAGTGAAACTGCCAAGGCTGTTCGCGTGGACACTACGGCCAGTTTCAACCGATTGTACACCGTATCGGGCGGCGTGAGCCTTAGCACCAACTTCTACGGTACCATCGTGCGGAAAGGCACCCACAAGATTCAGGCTTTGCGCCATAAGGTGACGCCCAATCTGAACTTCAATTATGCGCCCGGCACCAGCAAAAACGACCCCGCCTTCCAGTTGGTTAAGGTAGCTGGCCTGCGCGACCCTACCACTGGCCGCCTCTATGAGGAGGGCCAGACATATAGAACCAACGAAGGCTTCCTATTTCCCCGCTACAACGGCTTCCTGTTCGGGGCACCTACTACCACCGAAGTACGACAGCTCAGCTTCTCGCTGCAGAACGCCGTGGAAATGAAGGTGCGTAACTCCAACGACACCACTGGTGCTACCCCATTCAACAAAGTGAGCCTGATTGACGGGTTGGATTTCAGCACCGGCTACAGCTTCGAGAAGAATGATAGTTTTCGGCTGGCCCCATTGTCGGCCACGTTCCGGACGCAAGTTGCGCGCAAGCTCCAGATTACGATTAACGGCAACTTCGACTTCTACCAGCGCGACTCTACCGGCCTCGCCATTGATAGATTTCTCTGGCAGCAGGATAAAATTAAACTGGCCCGCCTGAGCACGGCCAACGCTTCACTGTCCTACCAGTTCAATCCCAGTCAAGGCCAGAAAAAATCCACCATCCGCCGTGACGCGGCCCCGGTGAACGACCCACAGCTGGGCTCCCCCCGCCAGCTGAACCCATATGAGGATTACGTGGATTTCAGCATTCCGTGGGAGTTGAGCACCAGCTTCACGGCCTCCTACGCCAACCAGGGCCCGCTGCCGGAACTGCCCAGCCGCCCGCGCAAATCGGCGTATACGGCCGCCACACTCAACCTCAATGGCTCGGTAAAGCTCACCGAAACGCTGCGTTTCGGGTTCAGCACCAACTACGACTTCATCAACAAGACCCCCGCCTTTACCACCCTCGATTTTACCAAAGACCTGCACTGCTGGCAGATCAACGGCAACTGGCGGCCTTTTGGCCCCACCCGCGGCTATTTTGTGACCATTGCCGCCAAATCGGCCCTGCTTCAGGACCTAAAGCTGAGCCGCAACCGCACCTTCCTGAACTACTAA
- the panB gene encoding 3-methyl-2-oxobutanoate hydroxymethyltransferase has product MSQHKEVKLVTTHQLLAMKQRGEKISMLTAYDFSMAQILDGAGIDVLLVGDSASNVMAGHETTLPITLDQMIYHAQSVVRAVKRAFVVVDMPFGSYQGNSSEALRSAIRIMKESGGHGIKLEGGAEIKDSITRILTAGIPVMGHLGLTPQSIYKFGTYTVRAKEEAEAQKLIEDALLLQEIGCFALVLEKIPSSLAKQVAEKLDIPVIGIGAGPDVDGQVLVVHDMLGITKEFKPRFLRRYAELGDLMHDAVQRYIQDVKANDFPTPDEAY; this is encoded by the coding sequence ATGTCCCAGCATAAAGAAGTCAAGCTCGTGACCACGCATCAACTGCTGGCAATGAAGCAACGCGGCGAGAAAATTTCCATGCTCACCGCCTACGACTTCTCGATGGCGCAGATCCTGGACGGCGCTGGCATCGACGTGTTGCTCGTCGGCGACTCAGCCTCCAACGTTATGGCCGGCCACGAAACCACCCTGCCCATTACCCTCGACCAGATGATTTACCATGCCCAGAGCGTGGTGCGGGCCGTGAAACGGGCCTTCGTGGTAGTGGATATGCCCTTCGGCTCCTACCAAGGAAATTCGTCGGAGGCGTTGCGTTCAGCCATCCGCATTATGAAAGAGTCGGGCGGGCACGGCATCAAGCTGGAAGGCGGTGCCGAAATCAAGGACAGTATCACCCGAATTCTGACCGCTGGTATTCCCGTGATGGGCCACTTGGGACTTACTCCCCAAAGTATTTATAAATTTGGCACCTACACCGTGCGGGCCAAGGAAGAAGCCGAGGCGCAAAAGCTAATTGAAGACGCACTGCTGCTCCAGGAAATCGGGTGTTTTGCGCTGGTGCTGGAGAAAATTCCGTCAAGCTTGGCCAAGCAGGTGGCCGAGAAGCTGGATATTCCGGTTATCGGTATCGGAGCCGGCCCCGATGTGGACGGACAGGTGCTGGTCGTGCACGATATGCTGGGTATCACAAAGGAGTTCAAACCCCGCTTCCTGCGCCGCTACGCCGAGCTGGGCGACCTAATGCATGACGCCGTGCAACGCTACATCCAGGATGTAAAAGCCAACGACTTCCCCACCCCGGACGAAGCGTACTGA
- a CDS encoding RluA family pseudouridine synthase yields MNRPNLWSERKEILFEDNHLLIINKPAGLLVQGDATGDEPLSAKAEEYLRFKYKKPGAAFVGVAHRLDRPVSGVVALAKTSKALSRLNELFRDNKVHKTYWALTGKCPEPTQGHLTHWLVKDPIRNTTKAYTERHGQGLKADLDYQVLGQAGNRWLVQVNPITGRPHQIRVQLSSGLGTPIVGDVKYGFLAPLPDVSIALHARQLEFQHPVTKEAMCFKAPLPDIAHWEAAEAYY; encoded by the coding sequence GTGAATCGTCCGAATCTGTGGTCGGAGCGGAAGGAAATTCTGTTCGAAGACAATCATCTGCTCATCATCAACAAGCCCGCCGGCCTGCTCGTGCAGGGCGATGCCACCGGGGATGAGCCGCTTTCGGCCAAGGCCGAGGAATACCTGCGCTTCAAGTACAAGAAGCCTGGCGCGGCGTTCGTGGGCGTGGCCCACCGCCTCGACCGGCCCGTGAGCGGCGTGGTGGCTTTGGCCAAAACCAGCAAAGCCCTGAGCCGCCTCAACGAGCTGTTCCGCGACAACAAAGTGCACAAAACCTACTGGGCCCTCACCGGCAAGTGTCCCGAGCCCACCCAAGGACACCTCACGCACTGGCTGGTAAAGGACCCCATCCGTAACACCACCAAAGCCTATACCGAGCGCCACGGCCAGGGTCTGAAAGCCGACCTAGACTACCAGGTGCTGGGGCAGGCCGGCAACCGCTGGCTGGTGCAGGTGAACCCCATCACGGGCCGCCCCCACCAGATTCGGGTGCAGCTTAGCTCCGGCCTCGGCACGCCCATCGTCGGCGACGTGAAGTACGGCTTCCTGGCCCCGTTGCCCGACGTGAGTATTGCCTTGCACGCACGTCAGCTGGAGTTTCAACATCCCGTCACCAAAGAAGCCATGTGCTTCAAGGCTCCCCTGCCCGATATTGCTCACTGGGAAGCTGCGGAGGCGTACTATTAA
- a CDS encoding acyl-CoA desaturase, which translates to MAILVFFVAHYYLSLFTQTFYLHRYAAHKMFTMNKFWEKFFFLFTYICQGSSFLSPRAYALLHRMHHAYSDTELDPHSPHFSSNAFSMMWKTKVIYGEVVENRYEEAKRFEGDTPEWKSLEAFGGTAYSRIGWGALYVLFYVQFATAWWQFLLLPIHFLMGPIHGAIVNWGGHKYGYQNFDNHDKSKNTLPFDFLAFGELFQNNHHKLPMRVNFGVKKWELDPTYAFIWVLDKVGIVKVKRKWQEAVQMAA; encoded by the coding sequence ATGGCAATACTCGTTTTCTTCGTAGCGCACTACTACCTGTCGCTCTTTACCCAGACGTTTTACCTGCACCGGTACGCGGCCCACAAGATGTTTACGATGAACAAGTTTTGGGAGAAGTTCTTCTTCCTGTTCACGTACATCTGCCAGGGTTCTTCGTTCCTGTCGCCGCGGGCGTACGCGCTGCTGCACCGCATGCACCACGCCTACTCCGATACGGAACTGGACCCCCACTCGCCCCACTTCTCTTCTAATGCCTTCAGCATGATGTGGAAAACCAAGGTGATTTATGGCGAGGTAGTAGAAAACCGTTACGAGGAAGCCAAGCGTTTTGAAGGCGACACTCCGGAATGGAAGTCGCTGGAGGCTTTCGGCGGCACGGCTTACTCCCGCATTGGCTGGGGCGCGCTGTATGTGCTGTTCTACGTGCAGTTTGCCACGGCCTGGTGGCAGTTCCTGCTGCTGCCCATCCACTTCCTGATGGGCCCCATCCACGGCGCCATTGTGAACTGGGGCGGCCACAAGTACGGCTACCAGAACTTCGATAACCACGACAAATCCAAGAACACGCTGCCCTTCGACTTTCTGGCGTTTGGTGAGCTGTTCCAGAACAACCACCATAAGCTGCCCATGCGCGTCAACTTCGGCGTAAAGAAATGGGAACTGGACCCCACCTACGCGTTCATCTGGGTGTTGGATAAAGTGGGCATCGTGAAAGTAAAACGTAAGTGGCAGGAAGCCGTCCAGATGGCCGCTTAG
- a CDS encoding 30S ribosomal protein S16, with product MAVKIRLARRGRKKAAQFDIVVADSRSPRDGRFIEKIGTYNPQTNPATINFDGDKAFDWIMKGAQPTDTVRAMLSYRGVLYRKHLQLGVIKGAISQDVADQRFTDWKEQKDAKIEGKRTSLGTAKDEARQQRLAAETKVKEARAEAQRAKQAALEAANAPAPAAAAEGETTEAEASADTTEEAGA from the coding sequence ATGGCAGTTAAAATCCGCCTCGCCCGTCGTGGCCGCAAGAAGGCCGCACAGTTCGACATCGTTGTTGCTGACTCCCGCTCGCCCCGCGACGGCCGCTTCATCGAGAAAATCGGTACCTACAACCCCCAGACCAACCCCGCTACCATCAACTTCGATGGTGACAAGGCGTTCGACTGGATCATGAAAGGTGCCCAGCCCACCGATACCGTTCGGGCTATGCTCTCTTACCGTGGCGTGCTGTACCGCAAGCACCTGCAACTTGGCGTAATCAAAGGCGCTATTTCGCAGGATGTGGCTGATCAGCGCTTTACCGACTGGAAAGAGCAGAAAGACGCTAAAATCGAAGGCAAGCGCACTTCGCTTGGCACTGCCAAGGATGAAGCTCGTCAGCAGCGTCTGGCCGCCGAAACCAAAGTAAAAGAGGCCCGTGCTGAAGCTCAGCGCGCTAAGCAAGCTGCTCTGGAGGCTGCCAATGCTCCGGCTCCGGCCGCTGCTGCTGAAGGCGAAACCACCGAGGCAGAAGCTTCGGCCGACACCACTGAGGAAGCCGGCGCTTAA
- the rimM gene encoding ribosome maturation factor RimM (Essential for efficient processing of 16S rRNA) produces MHTHLLLMTLDDCYQLGSLGKPHGLKGFVVAFFDVDDLNDYRQLKSVLLEMPTAPGKLVPYGVEKFQPQAESRVLLKLQGIDRIEEAEPLRNAKLWRPLAELPALQDDQFYFHDVVGYTVVDQQMGPLGLVETFYELPQQDVLAMRYQGQEVLIPVVDELILNADQAARKLFVNLPEGLLDVYLSPSSPKPEDADEETAA; encoded by the coding sequence TTGCATACCCACCTCCTGCTCATGACCCTCGACGACTGCTACCAACTGGGCTCCCTCGGGAAGCCGCACGGCCTCAAAGGCTTCGTGGTGGCTTTTTTCGATGTGGACGACCTCAACGACTACCGTCAGCTCAAATCGGTGCTGCTGGAAATGCCTACGGCCCCGGGTAAGCTGGTACCGTACGGCGTGGAAAAGTTTCAGCCCCAGGCCGAAAGCCGGGTGCTGCTGAAACTGCAGGGCATTGACCGGATTGAGGAGGCGGAGCCGTTGCGTAATGCCAAGCTGTGGCGTCCCCTGGCCGAGTTGCCGGCCCTGCAGGACGACCAGTTCTACTTCCATGATGTAGTAGGCTACACGGTGGTCGATCAGCAAATGGGCCCGCTGGGCCTCGTGGAAACCTTCTACGAACTGCCCCAGCAGGATGTGCTAGCCATGCGCTACCAGGGCCAGGAGGTGTTGATTCCGGTAGTAGATGAGCTGATTCTGAACGCCGACCAGGCTGCCCGGAAACTGTTCGTGAATCTGCCGGAAGGTCTGCTCGACGTGTATCTTTCGCCTTCCTCCCCAAAGCCGGAAGACGCCGACGAGGAAACCGCCGCTTAG
- the trmD gene encoding tRNA (guanosine(37)-N1)-methyltransferase TrmD yields the protein MRIDIVTCQPELLTSPFAVSIVKRAQEKGLAEIHLHDLRRYAINKHGQIDDYVFGGGAGMVLRVEPIAACFDELLAQRAYDAVIYMTPDGETLRQPLVNRLSLAGNLLILCGHYKGVDERIRQAYITHEISVGDYVLSGGELGAAILVDAVVRLLPGVLGNEESALSDSFQDNLLAPPVYTRPAEWRGLAVPDILLSGNTPKIDVWRHEQALARTEQRRPDLLQE from the coding sequence ATGCGGATCGACATCGTGACGTGTCAGCCGGAGTTACTGACCAGCCCTTTCGCCGTTTCCATTGTGAAGCGGGCGCAAGAGAAAGGACTGGCCGAAATTCATCTGCACGACCTTCGCCGGTACGCCATCAACAAGCACGGTCAGATTGATGACTACGTGTTTGGTGGGGGTGCCGGCATGGTGTTGCGCGTGGAGCCGATTGCCGCCTGCTTCGACGAGCTGCTAGCCCAGCGCGCCTACGATGCGGTCATTTATATGACGCCCGACGGCGAAACGCTACGCCAGCCTTTGGTTAACCGGTTGTCGTTGGCGGGTAATCTGCTTATCCTCTGCGGCCACTACAAGGGCGTGGATGAGCGCATCCGGCAAGCCTACATCACTCACGAAATCAGCGTAGGCGACTACGTACTGAGTGGAGGTGAGTTGGGCGCGGCCATTCTGGTGGATGCCGTAGTTCGGCTGTTACCCGGCGTGCTGGGTAACGAGGAATCAGCCCTGAGCGACTCGTTTCAGGACAACCTGCTGGCTCCGCCCGTGTACACCCGCCCGGCCGAGTGGCGGGGCCTTGCGGTACCGGACATTCTGCTTTCGGGCAACACCCCGAAAATTGACGTCTGGCGCCACGAACAAGCCCTGGCCCGCACCGAACAGCGCCGGCCGGACTTATTACAAGAGTGA
- the rplS gene encoding 50S ribosomal protein L19, whose product MSVLLDFIQQESQERRASFPQFAAGDTVIVHVKIREGNKERVQQFQGVVIQRKNTNSNGETFTVRKISNQIGTERIFPLLSPNIDKIEVIRRGKVRRARLFYLRGLSGKAARIKEKRRVIVAAA is encoded by the coding sequence ATGAGCGTACTACTCGATTTTATCCAGCAGGAATCCCAGGAGCGCCGCGCCAGCTTCCCCCAGTTTGCCGCCGGTGATACCGTCATCGTCCACGTGAAAATTCGCGAGGGCAACAAGGAGCGCGTTCAGCAGTTCCAGGGCGTCGTTATCCAGCGCAAAAACACGAACTCGAACGGCGAAACCTTTACCGTTCGTAAGATTTCGAACCAGATCGGTACCGAGCGTATCTTCCCCCTCCTGTCGCCCAACATCGACAAGATCGAAGTAATCCGTCGCGGTAAAGTACGTCGTGCTCGTCTGTTCTATCTGCGTGGTCTGTCGGGCAAAGCGGCTCGTATCAAAGAAAAGCGTCGCGTAATCGTTGCTGCTGCTTAA